Below is a window of Haloterrigena alkaliphila DNA.
GCCTCCTTAGCTGACACCCGACTCGTGACGACACCGTCACTCTTGACAGCGTTAGTTCGCAACGAGCACCTCGCCCCGGTAGACGCGGAAGAGCTGTTGTCGAAGATAAGCGAAGCCCGAAGCTGGGAAACTAACACGTACGTCGCGCAGGCAGAGGTGACTCTCCAACGGCAGATGCAGTGATTGGTCCACTACCAATACTCCGGTAGTATAGGGCGGATTCGAACCGCGAGGACTCGAATCCTCTCGTCCTCTGGGTTCGAACCGCCGAGGATATTTCGCGCTCACGGAACTGTTCGCGCGAAAATAGTCCCGGGCGGATTCGAACCGCCGTCATGGGCTCGCTTCCGTGACGGCCGGAACCGAACACGTCCAAAGGCCCATATGATTGGCCACTACACCACGGGACTCTTCGTTTCACTCATCGTCCCGTGTCGCTCGCAAACCCATCGGGTTTGCTCGCCACCACGGGACTTCTCACTTCGTTCGAAGCCCCGTGAGGCTCGTAAATCCAGTGGATTTACTCACCACCACGGGACTCCTCGTTTCGCACGCCCCGGATACCTCGCAGTTCCGTCGAAACTGCTCACCACCACGGGACTTCACTCGTAGGATAGACTACCGTCGCACAATAGTGTTACTTTTCGTCGCTGGTGAACACCGCCTTCGGGCTTGGATATCATACGAATTAGTACCGCGTACCGAGTGTGAGATAGCCCGTTCTCACGGTACTGGCAACGATTATCCGTGACAGCTCTCAACGTTGAGAACAACTTTTGGATCGGTTACCGAAGAGCCGCTCGAGCCGACGACGACGCCTACAGGTACCCTTCCTCGGCCAGCCGATCGATCCCTTCCTCGAGTCGCTCCTCGCTCGCGGCGTAGGAGATCCGCGCGTAGCCGGGCGTCCCGAACGCGCTGCCGGGGACGGTCGCGACGTGGGCGTCCTCGATGGCTCCTTCGCACCACGCCTGATCGTCGTCATCGACTGGCAGCATCATGTAGAACGCGCCCTCGGGAACCGCGACGTCGACGCCGTGGTCCTCGAGCAGGCCGACGACCAGATCGCGGCGGTCTTCGAAGGCCTCGGTCATCTCTTCGACGGCCTCGTCGGTGTTCTCGAGCGCCTCGATACCGGCGTGCTGGACGAAGTTGACGGCCGAGGAGACGGAGTGGCTGTGCAGTTTGCCGGCCTGATCGATCAGTTCCTCGGGGCCGGCGAAGTAGCCCAGCCGCCAGCCGGTCATCGAGTAGGCCTTCGAGAAGCCGTTGACCGTGATCGTGCGGTCGGCCATCCCCTCGAACGTGCCTAGACTCGTCGGTTCGACGCCGTAGGTAATCTCCTTGTAGATCTCGTCGCTGATGACGGTGATGTCGTGCTCGACGGCCAGATCGCGGACGCCCTCGAGCGCGGCGTCGGAGTAGACCGCGCCGGTCGGGTTCGACGGCGAGTTGACGATCAGCAGCTTCGTTTCGTCCGAGACGGCGTCCGCGAGGTCGTCGAGCGCGGGCTCGAGCAGAAAGTCGGTCTCGGAGAGGTCGACGCGGGTCAGGTCGCCGCCGGCCATCTTCACCATCGCCTCGTAGGAGACCCACGCGGGGTCCAGCAGGGCGACCTCGTCGCCGTCGGCGATCAGCGCCTGGACGATCTCGTAGAGGGCCTGCTTCGCGCCGGGGGTGACGATGATCTCTTCGGAGCCGTGATCGAGGCCGTCGTCGGCGAGTTTCTCGGAGATCGCCTCGCGGAGGTCGATGATGCCGGCGGAGGGGGTGTAGCCGGTGTGGCCGGCGTCCATCGCCGCCTGGCCGGCGTCGACGATGTTCCGGGGCGTCGGGAAGTCGGGTTCGCCGACGCTCAGGTCGACGACGTCGGCCCCCTCGTTCTCGAGTTCGGTCGCGAGCGCGGAGATGGCGAGCGTTGCGGACGGTTCGACTCGGGTCAGGCGATCGGTGAATTCCATGGACATTGTGCTGAGTTGGTCGCGTTACGCTGAATCTGGGTCTCCGTCCGAATCGGGAAGTTCGTCCACGAGGTCGAGCGCCCCGTCGACGGCTTTCGCCGCGTTCTCGACGCGTTCACGAGATTCGGCGGCGGACATGCCGGGGCCCGTCACGCCGAGCGTCACCGGAGTGTCACGCTCGAGACTGACGTCGGAGAGCCGCTGGGCGGTCGCGTCGGTGATCACCTGATCGTGGTCGGTGTCGCCGGTGATGACCGTCCCGATCACGGCCACCGCGTCGACGGTCTCGAGGCGGGCGAGTCGGTCCGCCGCGAGGGGCGCGTCGTAGACGCCCGGAACGGTGACCGTCTCGTACACCTCGGCGCCCGCGGCTTGGGCCGCCTCGAGTGCCTCCTGCTCCATCTGCTCGGTGATCGGACGGTTGAACTCCGCGACCACCAGTCCGAGCGTGGTCATACGCCAGCGGTGGAGAGGGTGAGTAAAAGAGGTACCGTTCTCGCGTGGCCAGTCTCCCGCCGAGTTGGTTCCGTCACGCTTCGTCACGCAGCGATTGCTCCCGATGCGATCGGCGGCACCGACGCGATGCGGTCGACTATACTGATGGTACCACCGCGAACACCCCGCCGCGCTCGCCCGGACCGGACGCCGGCGCTCTCGGAGGGTCCTCGCCCCTGATCGGGTTCGGTGTCCTCGAACGTGATCAGATCTGGAGCGACCACTCCGTGTGGTAGGCACGATCGTGTGCGAAAGTGAGAACGCTTAAGCGGGGCCGTAGACAAGCGGCGCGCAATGACAACGCTCCAGACGCCGGGACCGACGCTCGGGGTCGTCGGCGGGGGACAGCTCGGACGGATGCTCGCCGAGGCGGCCGCACCGCTGGGGGTAGAGGTCGTCGTGCTCGATCCGACGCCCGACTGTCCGGCGACGCCGGTCGCCCGCGACCAGATCGTCGCGGATTTCGACGACGAAGCCGGAATCCGCGAGCTCGCCGCGCGCGCGGACGTGCTCACCTTCGAGATCGAACTGGCCGACCAGGACGTCCTCGAGCGCGTCGGAGAGGACTCGGGGACGCCGGTCCACCCGAAGCCGTCGACGCTGCGGACGATCCACGACAAGCTCGTTCAGAAACGCGAACTCGAGGCCGCGGGCGTCCCGGTGCCGCCGTTCCGTGAGGTCGCGGACGCCGACGATATCCGCGACGCCATCGACGACTGCGGCGCGCCGGTGATGCTCAAAGCGCGAACGGGCGGCTACGACGGCCGGGGGAACGTCCCCGTCGAGTCGAAAGCCGACGCCGAGGAGGCGCTCGAGTCGGTCGCCGGCCCCGCGATGGTCGAGTCGTTCGTCGACTTCGCGCGCGAGGTGTCGGTCATCGCGGTCAAGGGCGAGGACGAAGTCGCCACGTTCCCGCTGGGGGAGAACGTCCACGTCGACGAGATCCTTCGGGAGACGATCGTGCCCGCGCGCTCGAGCGAGGCGGCCGCGGAACGCGCCTACGACGTTGCTCGGGACGTCCTCGAGGTGATGGACGGCCGCGGCGTCTACGGGATCGAACTTTTCGAAACGCCCGAGGAGGAAATCCTGCTCAACGAGATCGCGCCGCGCCCGCACAATTCGGGCCACTGGACCATCGAGGGGGCCCAGAGCTCGCAGTTCGAACAGCACGCCCGCGCCGTGTTGGGCTGGCCGCTCGGGTCGACCGAACTGCGCTCGCCGACCGTGCTGACGAACCTGCTGGGCGACGTCGACGAGGAGCAGCGCGCGGAGTTGGGAGACATCGACCGCATCCTCGAGACGCCGGGCGCGCACCTCCACTGGTACGGGAAGCGCCAGGTCCGGCCGCTGCGCAAGATGGGGCACGTGACGGTCTCCGGCGAACGCGAGGGCGCCGACGTCGAGGACTTGCTCGAGACCGCGCGCGACCTCGAGGACGCGGTGACGTTCCGAAACTGAGCTACTGGCCGTCCCGTTTGCCACCGTTTCAAGTCATCCGCCCGCACATCATCACCCATGAGCGACAGCGTTAGCGACCTCATCGACCGGCTTCGCCGCGAGGCCGAGCAGGACCGCCCGGACGAGGAGACGCCCGACGTCGGCATCGTCATGGGCAGCGACTCCGACCTCGAGACAATGATGACCGGCGGCCGCCGTCGCGGGGCCTACGACGCCTTCGTCGACGAACTCGGGTTCGCCGAGCAGACGGACTACGAGAACCCGCCCGAAGCGCGGTTCACGTTCGAGACGTACGTGACATCGGCCCACCGAACGCCGGACTTAATGACCGCTTACGCCGAGACCGCCGAGGATCGGGGCCTCGAGGTGATCATCGCCGGCGCGGGCGGCAAGTCGGCGGATCTACCGAACATGACCGCCTCGATCGCCTACCCGCTGCCCGTAATCGGCGTGCCGGTCCAGGAGAAGTCCGTCGACAGCGTCATCGGGATGCCGACCGGGGCGCCGCTGGTCGCCGTCGACGCGGGGAAGTCGTTCAACGCGGCGCTCTCCGCGGCCCAGATCCTCGCGCGCCAGCACGAGGCCGTCCGCGAGGCGCTCGTCGACTACCACGAGGACCTCCGCGAGGGCGTCGGCGACGTTTCACGGCGGCTTCACGATCGGGGAACCGCGGCGTTCTCGAGCGAATAGCACCCCCTTCGGGCGATTACTGTCCGTTCGCTCCGTCGGGCTCACGGCGACGAGAACTGGTCATTCGGTCGGTTGCGGATATCGGGGACGTCGACTGCAACCCGTCGACCGGACCGCAGTAACGCGATTTATCGCTCGTAGTAATCGCGCGATACCGAATTCGATACTCCTGAAACGGACATATATCGTATAAGGCGATTATTCAGGAGGGATTGATCTCCCGGAAGTCGCCGCTGTAGCCCGTCTGCGGCCGCAAATCGAACAATCAACCCTTATATGCGTGCGGTAAGAACCTCCGAACGTTACGGAGATGAACGACTGGATCGCTATCGGGGCGCTGGCGCTCGTGGGGTTGCTGATACCGCTGGGAATGATGGCGGTATCGTACCTCTTGCGGCCGACCGTCCCCGAAACGAGTAAACGCGCCACCTACGAGAGTGGCGAGATTCCCACCGGCGGGACCCGAGTCCGGTTCAACATCCAGTACTACACGGTTGCACTTCTGTTCCTCGTCTTCGATATCGAAACCGTCCTCCTGTTCCCGTGGGCGGTCGTGTACCTGGATGCCGTCGAATCGGACGACATCGCCCTGCTCGAGATACTCGGGCCGATGTTGCTGTTCGTCGCCATCCTGCTGGTCGGACTCGCGTGGGCGTGGCGCAACGGCGCAGTACAGTGGGCACAGACACCCCGTCAGGCAGCGGCCGACTCTGACCGACATGAGTAGCAACAATCCACGGCAATCGATCCACGACAGCACCGCACCGTCGACGGACACTCGCGACTCCCGGATCGGCGAGGGTCCCGACGACCGGTTCAACTCCAAGCTTCGGGAGGCGTTCGGCTCGACGCCGTTCATTCTCACGAAGTTCGACAAGTTCATGAACTGGGTCCGGGGCAACTCGATGTTCATGCTGCAGTTCGGGATCGCCTGTTGCAGCATCGAGATGATGCACACGTACGCGATCAAGCACGACCTCGATCGCTTCGGTGCCGGCGTTCCCCGCGCCTCGCCGCGACAGGCGGACGTGATGATCGTTCCCGGGACGATCGTCTCCAAGTTCGGGCCCCGCATGAAACGCGTCTACGACCAGATGCCCGAACCGAAGTTCGTCGTCGGGATGGGGTCGTGTACGATCTCCGGCGGCCCCTTCCAGGAAGGGTACAACGTCGTCAAGGGTGCCGAGGAGATCATCCCGATCGACATCCACGTCCCGGGCTGTCCGCCCCGGCCCGAGGCGCTGGTCTACGGCATCGCCAAACTCCAGGAGCGGATCCGCAACGGCGAGTCGTCCCCGGTCGTCGTCAAACCGTACGAACTCGAGGAGTTCGGCGACCTGCCGGAGGACGAACTCGTCCAGAAACTGGCGAGCGAGATCGACGAGGACGACCTCGTCATGCGCTACAACTGGGCTGATTCGCCATGAGCACGGGACTCGAGCGCGGACGGCGACGGCCACCGGTCGAGGTCTCCGAGGACGACCTCGAAGCGCTGATCGGTGATCGCGCGCTCGCGCGAGACGATCACCTGAACGCGCCGGGCTTCGTCGTCCGGCCGGACGACGTCCGGGACGTCCTCTCGGACCTCAAGGAGGAGGCCGGGTTCGACCACCTCTCGAACCTGACCGCCCAGCAGTACGAGGACCGGTACGAGTCGATCTACCACCTGACCAAGTACGCCGACCGGACCCAGGAGGTGTCGATCGTCGTTCCGACGTCGATCGACGATCCCGTCAGCGAGTCGGCCGCGTCGGTGTTCTCCACCGCCGACTGGCACGAGCGAGAGGCGTTCGACCTCGTCGGGATCGACTACGAGGGCCACCCCGATCCCCGGCGGATCCTCCTGCCCGAAACCTGGCAGGGACACCCGCTCTCGCTCGAGTACGACCAGGAGAAGCCCCAGGTCGTCACCCTCACGGAACACGCCAACCCGATCCAGCCGGACCACCACGACGACGAATCGGACACGATGTTCCTCAACATCGGTCCCCACCACCCGGCGACCCACGGCGTGCTCCACCTCGAGACGGTGCTGGACGGCGAGACGGTCGTCGACGTCGATCCCGACGTCGGCTACCTGCACCGCTGCGAGGAACAGATGTGCCAGAACGGGACCTACCGCCACCAGATCATGCCCTATCCCGACCGCTGGGACTACGTCTCGGCGGGCCTGCTCAACGAGTGGGCCTACGCGCGCGTCGCGGAGGATCTGGCCGACATCGAGGTCCCCGACTACGCCCAGGTGATCCGGACCATGGGCGCCGAGTTCTGTCGGATCGCCTCCCACATGCTCGCGCTGGCGACGTTCGCGCTGGACGTCTACGGCGACTTCACCGCCATCTTCCAGTACGGGATGCGCGATCGGGAGGTCGTGCAGGACATCCTCGAGGACCTCACGGGACAGCGGCTGATGTTCAACTACTTCCGACTCGGCGGGGTCGCCTGGGACCTCCCCGAACCCCGCGCGGAGTTCATCGAGAAGTGTCGGGACTTCCTCGACGAACTCCCCGCCAAGGTCGACGAGTACAACGACCTGCTCACCGGCAACGAGATCTTCCAGGTTCGAACGCACGACACCGGCGTCCTCGAGCCCGAGGTCGCGAAGGATTACGGCTGTACCGGCCCCGTCGCTCGCGGCTCCGGGATCGAGTACGACCTCCGACGGGACGACCCCTACGGCTACTACGACGAACTCGAGTGGGACGTCGTCACCGAACCGGGCTGTGACAACTACAGCCGCGTCCTCGTGCGGATGCAGGAGGTCGAGGAGTCGGCCAAGATCATCGAGCAGTGTCTCGAGCTCATCGAGGACTGGCCCGAAGACGAGCGGGAGATCCAGGCCAACGTCCCCCGCACCCTCAAGCCGGACGCGGACACGGAGGTCTATCGGGCCGTCGAGGGGGCGAAGGGCGAACTCGGGATCTACATCCGATCCGACGGGACTGACAAGCCCGCACGGTTCAAGATCCGTAGCCCGTGTTTCCACAACCTCTCGGCGCTGCCGGAGATGTCCAACGGAGAGTACGTCCCCGACCTGATCGCGTCGCTGGGTAGTCTCGACATCGTGCTCGGGGAGGTGGACCGATAGGTATGGTCGGCGGACTCACCGCGGTTCCGCTGCAGAGCGACGACACCGTCTTGCTCCCCGAGCGGATCGGCGACCTGACGGGACTGGACGGCTTCGGCGTCGGGGGCGAACTGCTCGCGACGTTCATCGCGGCGTTCATCATCGGAAACCTGATGCTCGCGATGACCGGCGTCGCCGGCCCGTGGGCCAAACGGAAGATCACCGCCGCGTTCACGGACCGCATCGCGGTCAACCGGCTCGGGCCAGCGGGACTGTTCATCATCGTCGCAGACGCCGTTCGGCTGCTGTCGAAGGAGCTGATCGTTCCCGAGAACGCCGATCGACCGGCGTACGACCTCGCGCCGATCGTCGTCGCCGGCTCGGCCCTGCTGGGCTTCGCCGTCATTCCGATGGGCAGCGGGATCCACCTCGCCGACCCGGAAGTCGGGCTGGCGTACGTCTTCGCCGTC
It encodes the following:
- a CDS encoding AIR carboxylase family protein, whose product is MSDSVSDLIDRLRREAEQDRPDEETPDVGIVMGSDSDLETMMTGGRRRGAYDAFVDELGFAEQTDYENPPEARFTFETYVTSAHRTPDLMTAYAETAEDRGLEVIIAGAGGKSADLPNMTASIAYPLPVIGVPVQEKSVDSVIGMPTGAPLVAVDAGKSFNAALSAAQILARQHEAVREALVDYHEDLREGVGDVSRRLHDRGTAAFSSE
- the ribH gene encoding 6,7-dimethyl-8-ribityllumazine synthase, which produces MTTLGLVVAEFNRPITEQMEQEALEAAQAAGAEVYETVTVPGVYDAPLAADRLARLETVDAVAVIGTVITGDTDHDQVITDATAQRLSDVSLERDTPVTLGVTGPGMSAAESRERVENAAKAVDGALDLVDELPDSDGDPDSA
- a CDS encoding NADH-quinone oxidoreductase subunit D, which gives rise to MSTGLERGRRRPPVEVSEDDLEALIGDRALARDDHLNAPGFVVRPDDVRDVLSDLKEEAGFDHLSNLTAQQYEDRYESIYHLTKYADRTQEVSIVVPTSIDDPVSESAASVFSTADWHEREAFDLVGIDYEGHPDPRRILLPETWQGHPLSLEYDQEKPQVVTLTEHANPIQPDHHDDESDTMFLNIGPHHPATHGVLHLETVLDGETVVDVDPDVGYLHRCEEQMCQNGTYRHQIMPYPDRWDYVSAGLLNEWAYARVAEDLADIEVPDYAQVIRTMGAEFCRIASHMLALATFALDVYGDFTAIFQYGMRDREVVQDILEDLTGQRLMFNYFRLGGVAWDLPEPRAEFIEKCRDFLDELPAKVDEYNDLLTGNEIFQVRTHDTGVLEPEVAKDYGCTGPVARGSGIEYDLRRDDPYGYYDELEWDVVTEPGCDNYSRVLVRMQEVEESAKIIEQCLELIEDWPEDEREIQANVPRTLKPDADTEVYRAVEGAKGELGIYIRSDGTDKPARFKIRSPCFHNLSALPEMSNGEYVPDLIASLGSLDIVLGEVDR
- a CDS encoding pyridoxal phosphate-dependent aminotransferase — translated: MSMEFTDRLTRVEPSATLAISALATELENEGADVVDLSVGEPDFPTPRNIVDAGQAAMDAGHTGYTPSAGIIDLREAISEKLADDGLDHGSEEIIVTPGAKQALYEIVQALIADGDEVALLDPAWVSYEAMVKMAGGDLTRVDLSETDFLLEPALDDLADAVSDETKLLIVNSPSNPTGAVYSDAALEGVRDLAVEHDITVISDEIYKEITYGVEPTSLGTFEGMADRTITVNGFSKAYSMTGWRLGYFAGPEELIDQAGKLHSHSVSSAVNFVQHAGIEALENTDEAVEEMTEAFEDRRDLVVGLLEDHGVDVAVPEGAFYMMLPVDDDDQAWCEGAIEDAHVATVPGSAFGTPGYARISYAASEERLEEGIDRLAEEGYL
- a CDS encoding NADH-quinone oxidoreductase subunit A, yielding MNDWIAIGALALVGLLIPLGMMAVSYLLRPTVPETSKRATYESGEIPTGGTRVRFNIQYYTVALLFLVFDIETVLLFPWAVVYLDAVESDDIALLEILGPMLLFVAILLVGLAWAWRNGAVQWAQTPRQAAADSDRHE
- a CDS encoding NADH-quinone oxidoreductase subunit B, with the translated sequence MSSNNPRQSIHDSTAPSTDTRDSRIGEGPDDRFNSKLREAFGSTPFILTKFDKFMNWVRGNSMFMLQFGIACCSIEMMHTYAIKHDLDRFGAGVPRASPRQADVMIVPGTIVSKFGPRMKRVYDQMPEPKFVVGMGSCTISGGPFQEGYNVVKGAEEIIPIDIHVPGCPPRPEALVYGIAKLQERIRNGESSPVVVKPYELEEFGDLPEDELVQKLASEIDEDDLVMRYNWADSP